The Corynebacterium auriscanis genome includes the window TCTCCAAGTTGTGGTTGTAGCGGTGTACGCCGGCTGCGGCCAAGCGGTCGACCTGTTCTTGGGTGAGGATGCCGACAGAGGCTGCCACATTGATATCAACTTCGCGCTGAATCGCGTCCACCGCCTTTTCCAGCTGCTGCATGAGGTCCTCGGTGGGGCCCTTGACGGCGGCGACGATGCAGAATTCCGTCGCCCCCGTCTTCTGGGTCTGTTTCGCGGCCTCGATTAGCTGGGCGATATCCAGCTGCACATTGCGGACGGGGGATTCGAACAGGCCAGACTGAGCACAGAAGTGACAGTCTTCGGGGCAGCCGCCGGTTTTGAGGCTGATGATGCCTTCGACTTGCACGTCTTCGCCACACCAGGCTAGGCGTACTTCGTGAGCAAGGGCCAGCAGTTCATCGATGTGTTCGTCTTCGAGCTTGAGAACCTCGAGGGTCTCATCGAAGTTCAACCCGATGCCCTGGTCTAGTACTTTGTCCCGCGCGATGGAAAGAATTTCTGGGGTGGTGGTCACAGCGAACACGTCCTCTCGCTAGTTAAACACTGTTCAATATGTTGCTTTTCACCACGATAGCAGTTGCTTCCCGTGCGCAGGCCGGTACCGTGCACATTAGGCCGGCAGAGGCGGATGCAGGCGCTTCATCGTCCACGTGCGCTGCCTGCGCGCACTAATCGTAGTGAGCAACAGGGCACCCAAGCCGATGAATATCAGCAGCACAATGGCGGTAATCAACCGCTCATCATAGAAGCCATATGTGATCTGCCGGAAGCCGTTGACCGCATACGTCATCGGGTTGAACGGGTGGATCCACTGGTAGAACTTGTCCTGCGTTTCCACGGGGTATAAGCCACCGGAGGAGACCATCTGCAGCATGAGGAAGGCTAGCGCCAGCACCTTGCCTGGCCCGGAGCCGAAGATGGCGATGAACATCTGGTTGATTGCCATGTAGACGGCCGAAACCAACATCGCGAATCCGAAAAGACCCAGTAGGCTATCCGGCTTCAGGCCCACTGCCCAAACCGTGACCGCCACCATGATCAGCGCTTGGCCCATACCGATAAGGAACGCTGGCAAGTATCCGGCCAAGACAGCTCGCCATGCGTGTACGCCCGAGTTCACAGTTCGTGCCTGTAGGGGGCGTAGCGTGACGAACACAATGATGCCACCGATGTACAGCGCCAAGCTGAAGAAGAATGGTGCCAAACCGCCACCGAAGGTTTGCTGCCCCGAGTCGTTGAAGCTATCGAGCTCTACAGGGCCACCGATCGTGGAGGCAGCCTGCATCCGCCGGCCCGAATCCCACTTGGGCACCTGTTTGGAGCCCTCGGTGAGTTTGTCGTGAAGTTGGTTGGCTCCATCGTCTAGCTTCTTGGTGCCATCGACGGCCTGGGAGGTTCCGTCTTTCAAACGATTAGCACCGTCCAGTAGCTTCACGTTGCCGTCATCGAGTTCCTTGATGCCGTCGCGCAGCTTCACGGAACCGTCGTGGGCAGTGCCCAGGTTGTCGCGCAGCTTGATTGCACCGTCGTTGATCTGGTCCACGCCGTTTTTCAGCTGACTGAACTGCGCCGGCAGGCCGGCAATTTTATTGACGCCACTGCGCACGGGGGCGTTGGGATTATTGAGCTGGTAGTTCGCGTTGGCGCTGCCATCCGCCAGTTCATCGATCTTGTTCTTAACCACCGACTGCGGTCCCAAACCCTGGGTTTCCAGACCGCGGGCCACATTGTCCAGTTGAACCGCGGCTTGCGTGGCCGCAGGGATGTTCAGCGCACGCAAATCCTTGGCCTGTTTACGCAGGTTGCGAGCTTGCGCTGCTTGGTTTTGCGATGCTTTGGAGGCCTCGGCACGCAGGGTTTGCGCGTGCCCATCGAGTACCTTCACATCCGCGCCGAGGGTATCGGTGGCCTGTGAAAGCTTGTCGAGGTTGCCCTTTTGGGCGTCGATCTGCTTGCTGGCCTCACCCACTCGAGAGGCCAGTTGGCCGGTGCCATCGGTGAGTTGCCGTGACCCGTCGGAGAGTTTGCTGAGGCCGTCTTCCAGTTGCACGCTACCGTCTCGCAGCTTGGAGGATCCGTCTTTCGCCTTGCCCAAACCGTCTTGCAGCTGGCCGGCACCACCGTCGAGCTTCTGGGAACCATCCTTGAGTTGCCCGGCACCGTTGGCCAGCTGCCCTGCGCCAATGGCAGCGCGTTCCAGGCCGCTGCCGGCATCCATGACACCCAACAAAACCTTGTCCACAGCCTGCGCGCTGATCTTGTCACTCACTACGTTGAGTACTTCGCGCATGGCGTTTTGGCCGATGACCGTGGAAAGGTATCCGTTAGCATCGTTATAAGTGCTGATGAGGTGAGCTTTTTCCGGGTTTGCACTCGTGGGTGAACCGACTGCTTGGCTGAAGTTCTCCGGCAGTTCGAGGGAGAAATAGTACTTGCCGTTGGCCACGCCCTTGTGTGCGTCCTCGGCATCGGTGACGATCCAGTGGATCCGGTCGTTATCTTCCAGTCCTTGCATCACTTGCTCTCCGGCGCGGAGTTCTTTGCCTTGGACCTTTGTGCCCTTGTCGCTATTGACGAGCGCCACGGGCACCTGGTCGATCTTGTTGAATGGGTCCCAAAAAGCCGCGAGGTACAGCGCGGAGTACAGCAGCGGCATCAGGCATAGGAAAATCACGGCGACGCGCGTGAGCCGGTTGCGTTTAAGACGGAGGAATTCCGAATTCAGTTTCAATCCCGCGAGCATGGATTATTCCTTTCTTTCCGACGCCGCCACGCTGCTACCGTTCGCGTCATGGTCGGGGGAGTGGTGATCAGTGGAGGGGAGGCCGGTGTGCGTGGGAGTGAAGTGGCCAGCATTTGTGTTGAGTTCGATGACGGCCCGGGGATGAACGCAGTCGTCGATGGGATTGACGGAGTTGACGACGACGGTCATGTGCTGGGACAGGTCTTCCAACCTGTGTAGTAGGAAAATGCGATCGGCGAAGCGGTGAACTTGCTCCAGGTCGTCCATGATAAGCATGTCGATCTCGTGGCCGTGTGCTGGTTTGAGGGCGAGGGCTACGCGGAGTAGCAATTTGTCCAGGGCGGGCAACTGCGAGATGTAGCTGTCGAGTGGCGGTAGATCGCGTTCGCCGTAGAGGTCCTGACAGTAGTACTGCAGGTCTTCTTCGGTGGCGCGACGGAAGAATTGCCACCATGGGCGCTCCCATGAGCGATTCTCATTGAGTACATCGCGAACCGTCACGGAACGTTCGAGCAGATCGATCTGCTCGATTCCGGCCACGGCAACGCGCTTTTGGATGCGTGCGCGTTTTGTTTCGCCTACAACGGTGAGTTCACCGCCGGTGGGCTTCATTCGACCGGCGAGGACGAGGGCCAGTGCTGTGCGCCCCGATCCGCCCGCGCCGGTCAGATTGGTCAGTCCCCCTGCGGGGATGGTGCAGTTAAGTGGTCCAAATACCCGGCCTTCATCACCGATGAGGGAGAGGTCTTGGGCAACTACTGCGGGGGTCTCTTCGATCATCGTGGACCTTCCGTGTGGGAATGCGAGGGACTGCTGGCCCCGCCCCACAGCAAAGTAGTTATAAAAATGTCGTAAATTTGATCTGCAATAAGGCTACGCCTTCGCAATGCGTGGGTCGAATCTGGCGCACCGTTCCTTGCGGGCGTGCGCCGGATGCAATTGGAGAATACATTGGTCACCTAACAATGCGTTATTGCAACATTTCCGCGGG containing:
- a CDS encoding ATP-binding cassette domain-containing protein; translated protein: MIEETPAVVAQDLSLIGDEGRVFGPLNCTIPAGGLTNLTGAGGSGRTALALVLAGRMKPTGGELTVVGETKRARIQKRVAVAGIEQIDLLERSVTVRDVLNENRSWERPWWQFFRRATEEDLQYYCQDLYGERDLPPLDSYISQLPALDKLLLRVALALKPAHGHEIDMLIMDDLEQVHRFADRIFLLHRLEDLSQHMTVVVNSVNPIDDCVHPRAVIELNTNAGHFTPTHTGLPSTDHHSPDHDANGSSVAASERKE
- the bioB gene encoding biotin synthase BioB — translated: MTTTPEILSIARDKVLDQGIGLNFDETLEVLKLEDEHIDELLALAHEVRLAWCGEDVQVEGIISLKTGGCPEDCHFCAQSGLFESPVRNVQLDIAQLIEAAKQTQKTGATEFCIVAAVKGPTEDLMQQLEKAVDAIQREVDINVAASVGILTQEQVDRLAAAGVHRYNHNLETSRSYFPEVVTTHTWEERISTLTMVRDAGMEVCCGGIVGMGESLEQRAEFAMDLQELDPTEVPLNFFDPRPGTPFANIEPMPVNDAFRTIGAFRLALPKTILRFAGGRELTLGDFGAEKGMLGGINAVIVGNYLTTLGRPAEQDIDMLGKLQLPIKALNATL
- a CDS encoding YhgE/Pip domain-containing protein, translated to MLAGLKLNSEFLRLKRNRLTRVAVIFLCLMPLLYSALYLAAFWDPFNKIDQVPVALVNSDKGTKVQGKELRAGEQVMQGLEDNDRIHWIVTDAEDAHKGVANGKYYFSLELPENFSQAVGSPTSANPEKAHLISTYNDANGYLSTVIGQNAMREVLNVVSDKISAQAVDKVLLGVMDAGSGLERAAIGAGQLANGAGQLKDGSQKLDGGAGQLQDGLGKAKDGSSKLRDGSVQLEDGLSKLSDGSRQLTDGTGQLASRVGEASKQIDAQKGNLDKLSQATDTLGADVKVLDGHAQTLRAEASKASQNQAAQARNLRKQAKDLRALNIPAATQAAVQLDNVARGLETQGLGPQSVVKNKIDELADGSANANYQLNNPNAPVRSGVNKIAGLPAQFSQLKNGVDQINDGAIKLRDNLGTAHDGSVKLRDGIKELDDGNVKLLDGANRLKDGTSQAVDGTKKLDDGANQLHDKLTEGSKQVPKWDSGRRMQAASTIGGPVELDSFNDSGQQTFGGGLAPFFFSLALYIGGIIVFVTLRPLQARTVNSGVHAWRAVLAGYLPAFLIGMGQALIMVAVTVWAVGLKPDSLLGLFGFAMLVSAVYMAINQMFIAIFGSGPGKVLALAFLMLQMVSSGGLYPVETQDKFYQWIHPFNPMTYAVNGFRQITYGFYDERLITAIVLLIFIGLGALLLTTISARRQRTWTMKRLHPPLPA